One Panulirus ornatus isolate Po-2019 chromosome 16, ASM3632096v1, whole genome shotgun sequence genomic window carries:
- the LOC139754239 gene encoding uncharacterized protein: MYMSTRANLDYWSTDNCCVRWSLRTGACAIGVFSLVWQSVMMSAGVLMLVQCPIPPEANLTNHVVLEASDTATAANLTNHIVLEASDTITTKDLTNHVVLEANDMTTTSNLTDDVVLEASDTPTTTDLTNHVVLEASDITTTGNLTDDVVLEDNDTITTANPTNHVDLEANTTTATTANPTNYVDLEANTTTATAVNLTNHVDLEANTTTATAVDPTNHVAAEPKHTHVPSPHTFPTNQEKSGIITFAEESGGCVSEAVGSSNSSSTSSNSSSSNSSSSSTFSCPWLPEPETEILGVKDKGTLMLVAGIFVTYSSIYCILSFSVVLGTIKGSVHLLQGWVAFTSFHNILILVFLLVPLPFTTLPHLLLSITHFVASLYMWAVVKSYMHTLKVEKKKVVIPDDAITDFSVDGVDVTEIPVEV, from the exons ATGTACATGAGTACGAGAGCCAACCTCGACTACTGGTCCACGGACAACTGCTGTGTTCGCTGGTCGCTGAGGACGGGAGCCTGTGCGATTGGAGTCTTCTccctg GTGTGGCAATCTGTAATGATGTCTGCGGGAGTCCTGATGTTGGTCCAGTGTCCTATACCCCCAGAGgccaacctcaccaaccacgtCGTCCTCGAAGCCAGCGACACCGCAACCGCCgccaacctcaccaaccacattgTCCTCGAAGCCAGCGACACTATCACAACCAAAGACCTCACCAACCACGTCGTCCTCGAAGCCAATGACATGACTACAACGAGCAACCTCACCGACGATGTCGTCCTCGAAGCCAGCGACACTCCCACAACCACAGACCTCACCAACCACGTCGTCCTCGAAGCCAGTGACATAACTACAACTGGCAACCTCACTGACGACGTCGTCCTCGAAGATAACGACACCATAACAACCGCCAACCCCACCAACCACGTCGACCTcgaagccaacaccaccacagccacaaccgcTAACCCCACCAACTACGTCGACCTcgaagccaacaccaccacagccacagcagtcaACCTCACCAACCACGTCGACCTcgaagccaacaccaccacagccacagcagtcgACCCCACGAATCACGTCGCTGCAGAACCCAAACACACCCacgttccctccccacacacattccCGACCAACCAGGAGAAATCAGGCATCATCACCTTCGCTGAGGAGAGTGGTGGCTGTGTGAGCGAAGCTGTGGGCAGCAGCAATAGTAGCAGcactagcagcaacagcagcagcagtaacagcagcagcagcagcaccttcaGCTGCCCCTGGCTGCCTGAGCCAGAAACAGAGATTCTGGGCGTCAAAGATAAAGGCACAC TGATGCTGGTGGCTGGAATCTTCGTTACATATAGCAGTATCTACTGTATCCTCTCCTTCTCCGTTGTCCTGGGAACCATTAAG GGATCAGTGCATCTTCTCCAGGGCTGGGTCGCCTTCACCAGCTTCCATAACATTCTTATCCTAGTCTTCCTCCTGGTGCCCTTACCCTTCACCACGCTGCCCCACCTCCTGCTCTCCATCACGCACTTCGTCGCCTCGCTATACATGTGGGCGGTCGTCAAGTCCTACATGCACACGCTCAAGGTGGAGAAGAAAAAGGTTGTGATACCCGATGATGCCATTACGGACTTCAGCGTCGACGGGGTGGACGTGACTGAGATCCCTGTGGAAGTTTGA